The Gavia stellata isolate bGavSte3 unplaced genomic scaffold, bGavSte3.hap2 HAP2_SCAFFOLD_79, whole genome shotgun sequence genome includes the window GTAAGGTGCAGAGGAGTCATTCTCCAGCTGTCTGAGAAGTGTATGGCCGAAGATCCAAGTCATCGGGATACTCCACAACCTAAGGAGAGACCAAGAGGgctcagaaatgatcctgaaataCTACATGGAATAgccttccaagactaaaggcTAGAGGTGTATAAATACATCTTTTCGGCTTGTGTACACTTGGGTTTCCCCAAAGCAACGTGTCATGTTTTGGGTGGCAGGAAACGGTTCTTGGCCAAAGCAGCTCTGTCAGACCACAGCGCGTGCTTGTCTTTCCATGGGaactctcctctccccaggagGGAACAGGAAAAACTCAACATGAACAACACGTGAAAGAGCGTACTGCTTTGGGGAATCTCCTGCTCCAGGAAGAGAAAGTTGCGCTCCAACTGCGTACACACCTTGCTGATCTTCCCGCCGGTGAAATCTTCAAACTTTTTCAGACACACCGTGAGAACCCTGGGCATGCGATGGACTGTAAATCTCTTGGAGGCAGCAACGCTATCGTCACACCTTGAAACCAAGCACAGAGCCGAGTACTGAAACGCACCCTATCTTCCTCCCAGAAGGCCAGACAACCTTTCACGTCTCCCACATCCTTACGCTATTTTAAGGCTATTCAGTACCATAAGGccatattaaaacaaaaacagctgCCTCTCATTATTGTGCATTAAACCTACATAAAAAGATATCTTACGCTAGATGACATGCAACACCTTCAAGCAGGATCTAGTGTTAATGTGTCACTAGCAATCATCTTACTTGCTAGGTTTAAAGCAGTTTTCGCCATCCAGTTGCTCGGGTTTCACAAAATCCTCCAGAGGACGATCACCACCTTCACAGATGTGTTTCAACATAAAGCAGCTTCACCTCCATTTTGCAAGGAGCCCATGTGTACCTAAGGGTGCTGGAGCGTTCACACGTAATGCAGCACCAGCACAGTCACGTGGGACACGGCCCCAGCAGTCAGGTTTTCTAACCTGCGGCAGAGCTCAGATTTCTGCCGCGTGCTCTCACAACCACAGTTTGCGGAGACAGGGCCAAATCCGACTCTTGTTCTCCAGTCTGAGCGTGACTCTTCTTCACCCTATTATCTCCTGTGTGTTTATACACTATAGAAAATTCAGCCAATTTTGCATTGTTATTACAACAACTACGTAAATACATTCCAattcttttcccctttgaaaAGCAGGTACAAGGTTTGCTCTTCAGTCATCTGAGATGTAACGCCATCCCTGTTTAAAAAAGGCACTTTGGCTCGTACCCTTACTATTCAAGCAGAAGTTTTATCTGAACACTGTTTAACATACTCTTCTCTCTAGCCCATGATCCTGGTATTTTACTAAACTACTTTTCCCTAAAGCTGGTTACAATCAACCTTTTCTGGTGAAGACTAAGGAAAAGCGTATTTGCCACTACGATTTCagccattatttcttctctctcattaAACAATGGATATAAGCTTTTCCTTCCTGGCCTTtacctttaaaatgtaaaacagtTATTAGGGGTTCTAACTAAAATTCACTTTGTGTCCCAGGTTTCTTAATTTTATCTCTACCTATGCATGACATTACCCTGTGCCTTATGCCCTTGTCTTCTTTTTCACAcagttcttttatttcagagttGTGCATGACAGCCTACGAGCCTGTCGCCCACTTTGGGGTAGTTTTCTGTTTGGTCATTTCCACTTAGAGTTTCAAACCACCTTCTTTCCTGCCTGAGCTTTTCCGGCTTAAGAGTTGCTGCCTGTGTGTATGTTCAAACTCTTCAGAAGCATTTAGCCTCAGTTGAAGATGGCAGATGAGGTATGCTGGCCCAAGGGTTCTCCGAAGAGAGACATAGGGATCTGTGATCACTGCCATGGAATGGACCACCCTTACCTTTGGGAGATGACCAAGCACTATTGTTCCAGAAGGAACATACTACATTTAGTCACTGAGTCAACATCTGTTTCTTATGTCTGAACCACAGCCAAAACTTACTGGCTCTGTAAGCAAGCTTTCCTTCACTGTGGTTAAAACCATCTTAACTGTAGTTCACCACCTGAAGTCAAATGTGTTCCATTATTTACCCTCGCTCAGAGAGCCCTGTTCGGATACATCCCTTCACACTACTGGAGGCACTAtcagaaaaacttcagaaatacagacagAAGACCTCTAAACCTGACTGTAGCAAAAATTACCTACTCAGGCCTAAGCATAACTGCATTGCAAGTGTCTCCAGCTCAAAAAAACTTGGAAGAAAGTAACCACAGGAAACTCCATGTGCAGAGTAAACTCAATGCACAGGAGAATGAAAAATCATCACTAATGCTGCTGTAGCAGTCTGAAAACAGAGGAGAGTTTAACTGAGCATTAAGGCAGGCTTCGACTACAGCTTTTTCAGCACAAGActgtataaaaatacacaattttgCCTGGCTTTATGGAGCTATTCCTTAAAGAAACGTCCAAAATTTTACTTCCATGCAAGTTTACTCATTATTCTGAACCTTGATACTAAAGCATAATTCACACGTTCCAAGTCAAGTAAGAATCCCATTTCGCTGAGTCctaacttttctgtatttcattggGCCAAAGTATGTTCACAGAGAATGGTGCAAAAGaaatcttctgttttcaatggcctcatcatcacgAGCACAGACTGTGCACAAAGGGAGAGTCTGAGGCTGCCTTAAATTCGCATACATCTGGTGTTTACTTTGGTGGTATGAGTTCCCTGGACCACCACACGGAGGAAGCGCTAGATGAGCACATTTAACGACTATTGCGGACCTGTGCTTTTTGATTCTGGGCAGTAACGATTTGAGTGGCTTAATCGAAAAGCCTGCTGTACCTTGTGCGGAAAACACCTGAAGCCCAAGAATGCCTTGACATGAAAAGGCACAAACTGCAGGAATTGAAATCCAGTACTAATTCcggtttgttttgtttcaaccATCAGAAGTACAGGATGCTCAATCTCTAGCCCAATATTTCAGATGTGATAGTCACCCCCACTGAAAAGCAAGGTGAATTATTACTGTGACTGTTTACTATTTCTGTACTGCCAAATACCCCAGTAACAGTACCTATAAACAAGGACACTTTTTGAACAAAGTAGTCTCCGCAAGCAGGAAGCCctaaaatgctgctttaatttaGAGCATTATATCACTTTATATGCTACTATATTTTATAGAATATGAtactaaaatttatttattaattttacaaTACCAAAGTCAGACAGTCAAGGGCTTTCACTACTGAATTCAATCGTTACCCGGATGTTATGCCCTTAATGCACAAGGAGCAGTATTTCTTACCATGCTGGCTTACTGACAGTTAAGCAACACCCACCACTACCAcctgttctgatttttctttaaattacatctgtcttaaaaatgtcaagctaactaaatttacattttctatgtTTCCTGCCATGGTTCAAAGCAGTTTAAAGCAGAAGCCTGCCTTTCTAGCGGGCTGTCTTCTTCTGCCAAACTCATCTGCTGAACCCCACCTTTAAGGGAAgggtgtggaatttggataatgaggtgggattcctgtgctcaAAGAACCACTAAGACCAACCTTGCTATCTCCTGTGCGACCTGGGGGAGTGGAGACCTGCCTGGCTATcacaggatgcagataaggagggggccccgtggaggcaggacagccctgcttatggtcagcaaagacgGCAAGATAACAGAAACCTGaatggttctttgtttcttccaaaggctCTGTGTCCGGtcactgacctttgcctcattaccggtgaaatgcacattacaactcacaccccagcatatgctaatgaagattacaGAGATGATGCTAAACATATAcgactatagcactcgtctctccacccaaatcatgctacaccTCACATATGGGGAGGGCTAGACCTCACATATGGGGAggggaacctcgtagttttggggGATAAAAGCTCTTAAGAGCGGCTATACGTTTGGGGCCATATACTGCCTTTTACAATATAAAACCAAGTCCACTTGGCACATGAAAAAGGTGCACCTCTTGGCTGTACCTCCCCACATTGCGTCAGTTCAAAAGGTTTAAAGTCCTACCtgtcttttcaaaattaagcCCCTGGATGTGTTATTTTTCATACATGTTAGCTACCAGCAAGCTTTGACTGGTAGCTTTTTTCTGTCCCTCGTCTTTTCTCTGCTAATGTTCAGGTATCACTGGAAATCTCATCACATTGGATAGGTTACGGAAAACTTTTTATTGTAATCAAAAAGTGACATCACAGGGCTGTAATGTATTCTGCAAATTGTTCTGATGATATTTTATAACTGATACCAGCTTCTTCTGccaggcaattaaaaaaaaattcaactgtGAAAATTTTCACAGTACAGTAAACTCCACCCAAACTAATTAACAGTGGTTAAAAATAAGATGCCCCAGCAAAACCTTTCATGTTACACGGTCACAACTCACAATTCTGTACAAAAAGTTCACTTTTATAAAGCTCTGATGCAAAAATCAAATAATCAGGCAGCAATATTTTAAGTGCGGCACAGGGTCTTCATGTCATTAGTTGCAATGCCTGAATTCGTTTACATTTTAACAACATTTAGCACAAATGACCTGggaattaagtaatttttttgttatctcTCATTCTACGTAGTGACAGATTTCACTTTTTGGCCATCTTTATCTTtgctcttctttgatttttttcttcttgtgttggTGCTTTTGGCTCTTCTCCAATTCCGTTTCATTTCCAATGTGTTTCTTATGCTTCTTGTGTTTCTTATGCTCCTtgtgcttctttttctcttttttctttttctttttcttgctgtcttgTCTCTCTCctgagctggcactgctgctgtggCGTCGAGCCTGACTCTCAAAAGGGCTTTGACTATAGCTGCGGCTAACGCTGGGACTGCTTTGACTTTGGCTTGCTTCAGGCTGCTCGACTGCAGCAGGTGCTGCTGTATCCTCTTCCGCCCTATCAACAGCCTTTTCTTTCGGttctttaggattttttcctgcagcttccTCATCTTTTGCAGATACATTACTCTCACTGTCACTTTCACTGTAGTCTGGTACAATCGCAGCCTCATCAGTCTCTCGAATTAGATCAGAAGAGAGCCATGAGGAGCCGCTTACCTGAGGCTTAGGCTTGACAACACTTCTATCATTTTGCCCAGTGACgttctctttctcatttcttacaCCTGGCGATTCGTCTCTCAAAGGCGGTTTATTACCATCTGGCTCTTTCTCTTTATTGCCCTTTACTTCTGGTACatgcttctctttctccttcccgGAATTTTTATCTAGAGGCTTGTGTTCCTCCAATATACACTTGGAATCGTGAGCAGCTTTGTGATCAGACTGCTTCTGCTCATGCGGAGGAACGTAGCTGCTCCTTTTGACATCTCCAGCACCCTTTTTGGACGGCTCTGCTCGTTCATCTCTCAGCTTACTTCTCTGTATTGATGTAGGTTCTGTGTTTCAAGAAGGGGAGTCTTTTCTCCTTGCTAATTCACTCTTTTCATCTCTACGTTTGGAACTAGAATGATCTCTGTTGCCATCATGGTCAGATTTTTTGTCTCGGTTAAGAGTGATGTCTGTAGCAGTGGATCCACAGCCAGTATCATGCTTCTCTGAAGACCTGCGGAATTTGGAagactgagaaatattttttccatttccttcttcaGTTGCATGTCCCGAGTGGTCTTCTTCTTGCTGAACACTGCACTTTCTCTTCTCAGAAGTGTCTTTGCCTGACAAAGAATGATCCTGGTctttggtttttcctttttcatttgacATCGAACTTCTTGAACTTTTTGCATCACGCTGGGAGCTTTCATAACTCGCCTCTTTTGtagttttctgtgtttcctccaAAGGCTCAGTCTggttttcattatattttacaGTGTTTGGTGGTTTAGCACTCACATTTTCGTTTGCGGGCACCCGGGTAGATTTAATGTCTTCCTCTTCAGACTCAGAGTCATCTTTATCCCACTTGGACCGAGGGACCTGGATCATAATAATGACATCTTCAGCAGGGGCCGTTGTATCATGATGATACTCCTCCATGGTCTTAATGACAGTTTGTTTTGTATCTGGCTGTTCTTCAGTCTTTCTAACAGGGCTTCCTCCAGGAGAAGTAGTGCTAAGCGGAAAAAAGCGTACGTTAGTAATGGGTGAGAGACACGCACTGCCGTCTTTTGGAACATTTCGTAAAACGGCTTTTGTTTCAATTCTaaatcttcagtattttttcaaaagatgttCAATTAAGGGAACAAACAAGAGAAAGGATGAGTCCACTAGCTAAGATTATGAGCAATCAATTCATCTAGTATCTTCCTACCCTACATTTAGTTAAGAAAGACACAAGATTATCAGATTGGGGACTGTCTGATCTGGTAATTCCTTCATGTCTGGCTTCTACCAATGGTAGATGAATTAGATATACATTCTTGTTTCAACAAGTAAGCAGGCAGTTATGGAGAGGTATACACAACCAAAGTGTTATCCTCGTGTCCCACTGTTcttctttagaaaaatgtacattttaaaaactttttagaCTATCAAGACACTATCCTAAGTCTCCAGTGATGTCTTAAATGCTTTGAGTTTGCTTTGCCCTCCTTCTTTAGACGCTGAAATGTAAGTAGTAACAGCTCCACACTAgatcacttttctttttttcagatgtcaCACAATGGAATATAGAAGAGAGACCTCCAAGGTAAGTGCCAAAAGAGTTGGCACTGAGCCGGAAGCAGCTTAGCTGTGTCAACATGGCACTGTGCTCAAAGCTAAACTCAGCACAATATATTGGCAACAAAGCTGCTATTTCTGCAAGGTATAATGTCATGTCATACTGACAAAAGTCGATCATTACAGTACCCTGCAATTTTTACAACGCAAAATATTGCTTGGTATAGACATGTCTCTCATCCTTGCATTTAGCAGTAAGCTGCATTTGAAGGAAGACATAGAGGGGACTCCTCAAAGAGTCAACACGTAATGAATAAGaagagggggggggaaagtTCCAGAAGTAACGATCAAATACGTCACCAATGAACTAACCTCATTAGCTCTCTGTGCACTACAGactgcttgctttctttaacaaaattTGGTTTTGACCCAAATACAGTTTCACAGGAAAGATCACAGATTAGTCACTCGTTTCGCACAGATATAACTGTTCCTTTCATTTTAGTCACCATAaagaattttacatttttggggggatgagggaggaaagaaagaataggaaaagaaatgatgaGGTACCTGGTGTAATCTACAAGAGCTTTCCGCTTTGACTTGTCAATTTCTGCTTTTGGCTtagccttctcttttttcttctttccaggcAGCGCTTTGAAAGCAACGGAATCTGCTTCCATAGGCTCATCTCTCACAGGGGTGGCATCATCTCTACTTGGGTGCATGAACAGAGAGTCCGTTTTAACGTCTTCTGCTGTAACTGactcttttggttttcttgcaCCTTCTAACAGCTCAGCATTGggaaatctttctttctcatccccttttcttctcttccggTGTTCTTtatgtttatttcctttgccATCTCCCAGTGGATATTCCACCTTCTTCTCTTTTGATTTTGTAGGCTCTTTGATGCCATGGCTCTCTCTTCCAGAAAGTTTTTCAGGGTCATTTCTAGCTATATTACGATTTCGATGGCTCTGCCCATCAGGGTAATCCTCTCTATGTCCCCAAGCATATGGCGAATTCTCTTGCCCAGATGGACCAAACCGATGTGGAGAATAGTTCTCTCTAGAGAGAGAAGTTCTCTTTAGAGCTGGAGGTTGAGTGCCAACAGTATAGCCCTTGTAAAACTTTTCATGCCATTTGCTATAGTTCCTTTCCCATTCTCTgtatctttccttttcaaacgGATCGCTAAAGTCAACAGATCTGCCATAGTAAGCTTTCATATCATATGATGGAACTTCTTTTATCTGGTAAAATACTTCCTTCCTACCTTGAGGTATAGTCCATTTAGTGGGAGACCTGCCTCTAAATACTGGAGACCTTGACTGAGAATGGTATCTTCTGTATGGGGGTGACCTTGACCTCGAACGATGGTTACGACTCTTCCCTTTGCCTCTTCTTGGATATGGGGGTGATCGCGAGTAGGAACGAGAATGGGAACGACTAAATGATCGAGAGTAGGAGTGAGAGCGGGAAGAACCTGATCTTGACTTGGAGCAGGTATATGAACTTCGAGAATAAGACGAAGCACGATAGGGAGACGtggaccttaaaaaaaacacaacacaagaaaaaaaaaaaagaagtttgaatTAACAGTCACTCTCCCCAGTTTTCTTCCTGCCCAACTTGGattggttcttttttttcctctccatatGCTTATGTCAAagcttctttcagctgctgaCATAGTGCTACTGCAAATTGAAGAACTTGAGAACAGATAAAAGTTTCTGCCTGCAAGACagaacagctgctgctttgttagTGTAAAAACATCCAGGAAGTGAGTCCACTTCCCTTCACTTCACTACTTATTTAGCAACTGGTACAGCATGCAAAACACTTGTACTCCAATCCTACATACAGGACTATTTAATCAACACTTCTAGCCAGATGTCCTAGCAACATTTTGCACACACCTCTAGCTCTAACCAAGGATCGTGACcgcatttcaagaaaaatcaTATGCAAAAGCTTCTAAACTCAGCCTCTAGTACCATGACTCAATGCCATTAGCCTAGGAAAGAGACTGACAGCATTACTAATGGAGAGCTCTTCAGGCTCCTGCCCAAGTGAGTTTTGGGGATAGAAAACATCAGCTACCCTAAGTTTTTTCTTCACgagtttttcttttatgattttTCAAAGAACCATTTCACATTATTCCGCAGATGTTCATTAGCGTCACCCCTCCTCTTAAAGTCCTTCAACAGTTTAAGATTTCCTTGCAAACAAGCCTGATCTTTTAGTTCCTAAGAAAAATTCAACAATGTCAACAAAACACTAGCAAAAGCCTCCAGTTTGCCGTCCAGGTTAAAATCTCTCCGTGAACCCACATGAgataaagaaaagaggaaatggagGCAATTTCTCTCACAGATCTCCTCCCAAGTGCTTTGAGGTAATGGTTACAATCAGAACAGGGAGATGCAGGAAATCCAGCAACTACATCTCTCCAGTTTCTAGCCTCTTCACGGTTTCAGGAGGTGAAGGATGTCATGGCAGAGTGTGCTGGatttggctggggtagagttagcTTTCTTCGTAGTCactagtatggggctgtgttttggatttgagcgggaaacagtgttgataagaCAGGGATGCTTTCCTTATTGCTGAGGAGTGCTTACATtgagtcaaggccttttctgctcctcataccaccccaccagcgagtgggctggggctgcccaaAAAatgggaggagacacagctggcacagctgaccccaagtgaccaaagggataCTCCATAccatatagaatcatagaatggtttgggttcgaagggaccttaaagatcatctagttccaacccccctgccatgggcagggacaacttccactagatcaggtctTATTCCAGGTTGTCATTACAGAGAAGCGTTAGTGAAAGAGACACCTGTTCCTTAACAACTACTGCCCAATTATTACTATTAGTCAACTGTAAACTCTGCCATGTTTGAGTTAGTAACCTACACATGGAACTCCTACCACTGCTAATCCCTTGAATCATCCAATCCATCTAATGACAGAGAGGTGGAGTGGAACTCCTCCTGCTTCTCCTAGAAAATCTGCTTCTCCATTATGCACATGTAAAGCAGTTacccagaaaacaaacacctacgctccttttgatttttttttatattccatcAGGTCCTTAGCAAAACCATTTGTAAACTCATCAAGTttggactttttcttttccctcttaaaATAAGTTTGACCTTTATTACAATTATAGTTTGACCTTTATTACAGAAAGACATcaagaaacaaaccatggcCAACATGAGAAAATGTATACTGCGTGCAAACGCAAAAGGTGACCATCCTATTTAGGCAAAAACAGTTTAGAATTCCGACCAGTTTTAGGGAAAGTTTTAGAATTATGTTTGCCTTGTTTTAGTTTTGCATGTTTACCATCTGCAGTGAAAATCATATTGGAAAAAACACTATGTCATTTCTGCTTATATCAGATGCACTTTGGTGTAACTGCAGTCTGATATGCTATcgaaatacaaaaaaagaaaaacaatgcaacTTCATTGAGCCAAATACTTACTCCTCTGTAAGTCTCTGTTGTTCTCTGTAAAACTCCTCCCTAGATAAAGGAGCTGCCTGTGTTGTTGGTACTGCCCTTGGCACCCAAGCTGATGACACGtttgcaggagctgggagatATCCTGGAGGGTG containing:
- the LOC104263556 gene encoding LOW QUALITY PROTEIN: E3 ubiquitin-protein ligase RBBP6-like (The sequence of the model RefSeq protein was modified relative to this genomic sequence to represent the inferred CDS: deleted 2 bases in 2 codons; substituted 1 base at 1 genomic stop codon); protein product: MSCVHYKFSSQLNYDMVTFDGLHISLCDLKRQIMGREKLKASNCDLQITNAQTKEEYTDDNALICKNSLVIVRRIPAGGVKATSKTCVLAPKSHKILGTALRGRTEPVSGTLKASKADIRNSFPDWFDFLFGHEYLSFCGKPGHHRKNCPTTGDKAFESVPRIKKSTGIPRSFMTEVKDPNTKGAMLTSTGKYAIPTINEEAYARGKKEKPPFLPEEPSSSASSDDPIPDELLCLICKDIMTDAAVIPCCGNSFCDECIRTALLESEEHACPTCHQTDVSPDALIANQFLRKAVNNFKNGTGYTKRLRQQIQQPQQQQPPQPPPPLMRQAVTHNLQPLLRPTTSRQQDPPMIPLGSLASCSAAALSLLAPGQSSVAAGLPINQSTVVVSGLPPAVSLSPRAEKPDGPFGDADSVLPPAALVTTSELCKSSSLSISSLLEEEGYQLPVLRQPALPSLLGPQGQSIPTSGVPMRASTIRSAGGRPGWELNSNRGHLHSERTQRTEAPALPASTPVFVPVPPPPLFPPPPHALPLPLGVPPPQFPAQFPPGQLPSAGYTVHPPGYLPAPANVSSAWVPRAVPTTQAAPLSREEFYREQQRLTEEEKKKSKLDEFTNGFAKDLMEYKKNQKERRCLFSGSTSPYRASSYSRSSYTCSKSRSGSSRSHSYSRSFSRSHSRSYSRSPPYPRRGKGKSRNHRSRSRSPPYRRYHSQSRSPVFRGRSPTKWTIPQGRKEVFYQIKEVPSYDMKAYYGRSVDFSDPFEKERYREWERNYSKWHEKFYKGYTVGTQPPALKRTSLSRENYSPHRFGPSGQENSPYAWGHREDYPDGQSHRNRNIARNDPEKLSGRESHGIKEPTKSKEKKVEYPLGDGKGNKHKEHRKRRKGDEKERFPNAELLEGARKPKESVTAEDVKTDSLFMHPSRDDATPVRDEPMEADSVAFKALPGKKKKEKAKPKAEIDKSKRKALVDYTSTTSPGGSPVRKTEEQPDTKQTVIKTMEEYHHDTTAPAEDVIIMIQVPRSKWDKDDSESEEEDIKSTRVPANENVSAKPPNTVKYNENQTEPLEETQKTTKEASYESSQRDAKSSRSSMSNEKGKTKDQDHSLSGKDTSEKRKCSVQQEEDHSGHATEEGNGKNISQSSKFRRSSEKHDTGCGSTATDITLNRDKKSDHDGNRDHSSSKRRDEKSELARRKDSPSXNTEPTSIQRSKLRDERAEPSKKGAGDVKRSSYVPPHEQKQSDHKAAHDSKCILEEHKPLDKNSGKEKEKHVPEVKGNKEKEPDGNKPPLRDESPGVRNEKENVTGQNDRSVVKPKPQVSGSSWLSSDLIRETDEAAIVPDYSESDSESNVSAKDEEAAGKNPKEPKEKAVDRAEEDTAAPAAVEQPEASQSQSSPSVSRSYSQSPFESQARRHSSSASSGERQDSKKKKKKKEKKKHKEHKKHKKHKKHIGNETELEKSQKHQHKKKKSKKSKDKDGQKVKSVTT